In one Mucilaginibacter sp. PAMB04168 genomic region, the following are encoded:
- a CDS encoding TlpA disulfide reductase family protein, whose amino-acid sequence MKYLLISLLAFCLFKTTYAQQYIINAHITGIPDGCKFYLSDISIGSDIDSAVIRNSTFIMKGKLAEAPKLLRLHTLYNKDQYVAHLLICNEAVVIKGDVKDFPTNLLITGSKTQVDYSQLQKLSAVHDKKRNELVEQFFALSGDSVKIKGRKIWEVINKADSADLLVRTNYVKTHLNSHAGLYELFNIKNKFRNDTLRLMYNSLKPEFKQSLFGQRIGNYLKVGDILKKGDAMADFEALDKNGVKHRLLNFKGKYILLDFSTTYCGPCLLSLEDLRNIEKRYADKLTIITFSGDVGKDTWLKGLNRDNPKWLSVWDGKGNYGETILKYGISCYPTFVLIDPQGKIAAKWEGYGKEPGRKGSLETSVDKILGNL is encoded by the coding sequence ATGAAATATCTCTTGATAAGCTTGCTAGCTTTCTGCCTTTTTAAAACAACTTATGCGCAGCAGTACATTATCAACGCCCATATCACTGGCATACCCGATGGTTGTAAATTTTACCTGAGCGATATCAGCATCGGTTCTGACATCGATAGCGCCGTTATACGGAACAGCACCTTTATTATGAAGGGTAAGTTGGCCGAAGCACCTAAATTACTACGTCTTCATACGCTTTATAACAAAGATCAATATGTGGCCCATTTGTTAATCTGCAACGAAGCTGTTGTTATTAAAGGCGATGTTAAAGATTTTCCTACCAATTTACTAATAACCGGCTCAAAAACACAAGTTGATTATAGTCAACTTCAGAAACTAAGTGCAGTACACGATAAGAAGCGTAACGAATTGGTAGAACAATTTTTTGCCCTCAGCGGCGACAGTGTTAAAATCAAAGGAAGGAAGATTTGGGAGGTGATTAATAAGGCAGACAGCGCTGACTTACTAGTTCGAACAAATTATGTAAAGACTCACCTTAACTCGCACGCTGGTTTATATGAACTGTTCAACATTAAAAATAAATTCAGAAATGACACTCTTCGGCTAATGTACAATTCGCTTAAACCCGAATTTAAGCAAAGCTTGTTTGGACAAAGAATAGGTAATTACTTAAAAGTTGGTGATATCTTGAAAAAGGGTGATGCCATGGCAGATTTTGAAGCATTGGATAAAAACGGCGTAAAGCACCGGCTTTTGAACTTTAAAGGAAAGTATATACTACTTGACTTCTCAACAACTTATTGCGGGCCTTGCTTACTTTCCCTAGAAGATCTGCGTAACATTGAAAAACGCTACGCCGACAAATTAACGATAATTACCTTTTCGGGTGATGTAGGTAAAGACACATGGTTGAAGGGCTTAAACCGCGACAATCCAAAATGGTTAAGTGTTTGGGATGGTAAGGGCAACTATGGCGAAACTATACTTAAATATGGCATAAGCTGTTACCCAACCTTTGTGTTAATTGATCCGCAAGGAAAGATAGCAGCTAAGTGGGAAGGTTATGGCAAAGAACCGGGGCGGAAAGGATCTCTCGAAACCAGTGTAGATAAAATATTAGGCAATCTGTAA
- a CDS encoding MFS transporter — MTDQPSTSLNLTVSNRIRSIIGGSLGNLVEWYDWYIYSAFSLYFAGAFFPAQDATAQLLNTAGIFAIGFLMRPVGGWLMGTYADKKGRKKALTASILLMSLGSLIITFVPGYKQIGILAPILLVLARVIQGLSVGGEYGTSATYLSEMAAKHNRGFYSSFQYVTLIMGQLIALGVLIALQRLFLTEAQLHSWGWRIPFGIGAILAISVLFLRRSLHESATFAKTEAQPGRGTVKALLQHPRAVLTVIGLTLGGTVAFYTFTTYMQKFLVNTAGFSKNDATLISTLTLIIFMLLQPLFGALSDRIGRRPLLVAFGVLGSLCTIPILNSLSHATDKWIAFLLIMAALIIISGYTSINAVVKAELFPAEVRALGVGFPYAIAVSLFGGTAEYFALWFKQAGHPQWFFWYVTGCIAVSLLIYVFMKDTRKHSKIED, encoded by the coding sequence ATGACCGACCAGCCAAGCACCTCTCTCAATCTCACAGTATCAAACCGCATTAGGTCGATAATTGGCGGCTCACTGGGTAATCTGGTAGAATGGTATGATTGGTATATCTACTCCGCCTTTTCCTTATATTTTGCAGGTGCGTTCTTTCCGGCTCAAGATGCCACTGCACAACTTTTAAATACCGCGGGCATATTTGCCATAGGTTTTTTGATGCGGCCGGTTGGCGGCTGGCTTATGGGTACCTATGCCGATAAGAAGGGGCGCAAAAAAGCATTAACCGCCTCAATACTGCTCATGAGCTTGGGTTCGCTCATCATTACTTTTGTACCAGGCTATAAGCAGATTGGTATACTTGCCCCCATTCTACTGGTCTTGGCCCGGGTTATACAAGGCCTTAGCGTAGGCGGCGAGTACGGTACCAGCGCCACATACCTGAGCGAAATGGCGGCCAAACACAACCGTGGTTTTTACTCCAGCTTTCAGTACGTTACCCTAATTATGGGCCAGTTAATTGCCCTTGGTGTACTGATAGCGCTGCAACGCCTGTTTTTAACCGAAGCGCAACTGCACAGCTGGGGCTGGCGCATTCCTTTTGGTATAGGCGCTATACTCGCCATCAGTGTCCTGTTTCTGCGCCGAAGCCTGCATGAGTCTGCTACATTTGCGAAAACAGAAGCACAACCTGGCCGGGGAACCGTAAAGGCATTGCTGCAACACCCTAGGGCTGTATTAACCGTTATAGGTTTAACGCTGGGCGGCACGGTAGCTTTTTATACGTTTACCACCTACATGCAAAAGTTTTTGGTGAACACTGCCGGGTTTTCTAAGAACGATGCGACGCTTATATCAACGCTTACGTTAATCATATTCATGCTGTTGCAGCCGCTGTTCGGGGCCTTATCTGATCGCATTGGTCGCCGGCCGTTGCTTGTTGCCTTCGGCGTATTGGGTAGTTTGTGCACTATTCCTATATTAAACAGCCTCAGCCATGCTACTGATAAGTGGATAGCTTTTTTGCTGATAATGGCTGCCCTTATTATTATTAGTGGCTATACCTCTATAAATGCGGTTGTAAAAGCCGAACTTTTTCCTGCCGAGGTGCGGGCTTTGGGAGTAGGCTTTCCTTATGCTATTGCAGTATCTTTATTTGGCGGCACTGCCGAGTACTTTGCCCTTTGGTTTAAACAGGCTGGTCATCCGCAATGGTTCTTTTGGTATGTTACGGGTTGTATTGCTGTGTCCTTACTGATTTATGTGTTTATGAAAGA
- a CDS encoding 3-oxoacyl-ACP reductase family protein — protein MDKQKLLGKTALITGAARGIGKSIARTLALAGATVIINYHQSKDKAEALANDINKSGGKAIAIRGDMSDATEVSSLFKQIHDQVGDIDILVNNAGIARPQPSEDIRVDDWSEVLNINLTSAFLTIQAAVPGMKQKRYGRIINISSVAAQTGGVIGPHYAASKAGMLGLTHSYASLLAEYGITVNAIAPALVETDMIKNNDKIKPELLPVKRFGQPEEVADIALLLACNGYVSGQTINVNGGMYMS, from the coding sequence ATGGACAAGCAGAAACTTTTAGGCAAAACAGCTTTAATTACCGGTGCCGCCCGTGGCATTGGTAAAAGTATTGCCCGCACCCTGGCCCTGGCTGGCGCTACGGTTATTATCAACTACCATCAAAGTAAAGATAAGGCAGAAGCCTTGGCTAACGACATTAACAAGTCGGGCGGCAAAGCCATAGCTATACGTGGCGATATGAGTGATGCTACAGAGGTAAGCAGTCTTTTTAAACAGATACATGACCAGGTTGGCGATATAGACATACTGGTTAACAATGCCGGCATTGCCAGGCCGCAGCCGTCAGAAGACATTCGGGTGGACGACTGGTCTGAAGTTTTGAACATAAATTTAACATCAGCCTTTCTTACCATTCAGGCCGCCGTACCGGGCATGAAACAAAAAAGATATGGTCGTATCATCAACATCTCGTCGGTAGCTGCGCAAACTGGTGGTGTTATCGGTCCGCATTATGCTGCTTCAAAGGCTGGCATGCTGGGGCTTACGCATTCATACGCATCATTGCTGGCCGAGTACGGCATCACCGTAAACGCCATAGCCCCAGCTCTGGTTGAAACCGACATGATTAAGAATAACGACAAGATTAAACCAGAACTATTGCCGGTTAAACGCTTTGGCCAACCCGAAGAAGTTGCCGACATAGCTTTGCTGCTGGCTTGCAACGGTTATGTAAGCGGCCAAACCATCAATGTTAATGGCGGCATGTACATGAGTTAA
- a CDS encoding DUF2490 domain-containing protein → MVKNLLAVALCLWTANTFAQLTETQGWIFLTHKQQLTNKFDFLADVQTRSSNKFTYLNTLLLRGAISYNLNKKNAIALGYAHKADWEQQPSAPTTRQSENRIYEQYLYSFDIKRTEVSLRARVEQRWVNDKEVAFSQRARAFISVQIPLTADTAFTHGWYTGLQNELFLNIQHKASVNRHFFDQNRSFVSLGYRFSKKLDAEAGYMYWYQQEMENAFRRNVIQLMITTSF, encoded by the coding sequence ATGGTGAAAAATTTATTGGCAGTAGCGCTTTGCTTGTGGACCGCAAACACGTTTGCACAACTCACCGAAACGCAGGGGTGGATCTTTTTAACGCACAAGCAACAACTTACAAATAAGTTCGATTTTCTGGCCGACGTACAAACCCGTTCATCAAATAAATTCACTTACCTAAACACCTTGTTGTTACGAGGCGCAATAAGCTACAATTTAAACAAAAAAAATGCTATTGCGCTTGGATATGCACATAAAGCCGATTGGGAACAACAACCATCGGCACCCACTACTCGTCAATCCGAAAACCGTATTTACGAGCAATACCTTTACAGTTTTGACATTAAACGAACCGAAGTAAGCTTACGTGCCCGCGTAGAGCAACGTTGGGTTAACGACAAAGAAGTGGCTTTTTCGCAGCGTGCAAGAGCGTTCATTAGTGTACAAATACCGCTAACCGCCGATACAGCCTTTACCCACGGCTGGTACACAGGATTACAAAACGAACTCTTTTTGAACATTCAGCACAAAGCAAGCGTGAACCGGCACTTTTTCGATCAAAACCGGTCGTTTGTGTCCCTGGGTTATCGCTTCAGCAAAAAACTCGATGCAGAAGCAGGCTACATGTACTGGTATCAGCAGGAGATGGAAAACGCTTTTCGCCGCAATGTAATTCAATTGATGATTACTACTAGTTTTTAA
- a CDS encoding NAD(P)-dependent oxidoreductase, which yields MNTTKIGWAGLGNMGIPMVSNLLKARYAVQVFNRTRNKEKSVLDAGATAAGNLSELGSGNDIILTMVSDDAAAKELFTAPEGLLAGQVKGKLFINVSTVSPETSRFLEESCINKGAAFMEAPVSGSVKPAQDGTLIILAGGTEDAYQKAKPLFDVLGKLSLLIGPVGAGSAAKLAINYFLGLNLQGLAETVLFAQANGVKTEDMLTIINEGACGSGITKLKSPAILKGEFPAAFALKHLAKDLRLAKEQGLDAPLSTPLYESFKQAQEAGLGDEDVMAIYKHLDK from the coding sequence ATGAATACAACGAAAATAGGCTGGGCCGGCTTGGGCAATATGGGCATACCCATGGTTAGCAATTTGCTAAAAGCTCGTTATGCCGTGCAGGTTTTTAACCGTACCCGCAATAAAGAGAAGAGCGTGCTGGATGCTGGTGCTACAGCAGCCGGAAATTTATCCGAACTCGGATCGGGCAACGATATTATATTAACTATGGTATCTGACGATGCTGCGGCTAAAGAACTTTTTACAGCACCTGAAGGCTTACTGGCCGGACAGGTAAAAGGTAAGCTTTTCATCAACGTAAGTACCGTATCGCCCGAAACCTCGCGGTTTTTGGAAGAAAGTTGTATAAACAAAGGGGCTGCATTTATGGAAGCGCCTGTATCGGGCAGTGTAAAGCCGGCGCAGGATGGTACTTTAATTATTCTGGCGGGTGGCACCGAAGATGCCTACCAGAAGGCTAAGCCATTGTTTGATGTTTTGGGCAAGCTGTCGTTATTGATTGGACCGGTAGGCGCAGGCAGTGCGGCAAAACTTGCTATTAACTACTTTTTAGGCCTAAACCTGCAGGGCTTGGCCGAAACGGTTCTGTTTGCCCAGGCCAACGGTGTTAAAACCGAAGACATGCTCACCATTATAAACGAGGGCGCGTGCGGCAGTGGCATCACCAAACTTAAATCGCCTGCAATTTTAAAAGGCGAGTTCCCGGCGGCTTTTGCCCTTAAGCACCTGGCCAAAGATCTACGGTTAGCCAAAGAGCAAGGCCTTGATGCGCCTTTAAGTACACCACTTTATGAAAGCTTTAAACAGGCACAAGAAGCAGGTTTGGGCGATGAGGATGTAATGGCTATTTACAAGCATCTGGATAAATAA
- a CDS encoding ankyrin repeat domain-containing protein — MNKRLNMGQLEYLITTGDLNTLNSLLAQNPALAQNSAGEDLSPLMLSCYYKRPDATSLLLKYLDKIDIFEAAAAGKFDILAYLVYTNPELVHEYNQDGFTPLALACYFGQYEAARYLIFKGADVNQPLSGDSGIRPIHLAVAGNHLDVVRMLIEHNVQINVQHHTGITPLHYAAKHGDPEMLITLLEEGADVTITMEDGLLPADLAREHGYAEIAEILSV, encoded by the coding sequence ATGAACAAACGCCTGAATATGGGACAATTAGAATACTTGATCACAACCGGAGATTTAAATACTTTGAACAGCCTGCTGGCTCAAAATCCGGCACTGGCTCAAAACTCGGCTGGCGAAGATCTTTCGCCACTGATGCTCTCCTGCTATTATAAAAGACCAGACGCTACTTCACTCCTGCTCAAGTACCTTGATAAAATAGACATTTTTGAGGCGGCAGCAGCCGGAAAGTTCGATATTTTAGCTTATTTGGTATATACGAACCCCGAACTGGTTCATGAATACAACCAGGATGGATTTACACCGTTGGCTCTGGCTTGCTACTTTGGCCAGTACGAGGCAGCACGTTACCTTATTTTTAAAGGCGCTGATGTAAACCAGCCTTTAAGCGGTGATTCGGGTATACGCCCTATACACTTAGCTGTTGCGGGCAATCACTTAGATGTTGTGCGTATGCTAATTGAGCACAATGTTCAAATTAATGTACAACACCATACGGGCATCACGCCATTACACTATGCAGCTAAACACGGCGACCCAGAAATGTTAATTACACTTTTAGAGGAAGGTGCCGACGTAACTATAACCATGGAAGATGGCTTGTTACCTGCAGACCTTGCCCGTGAGCATGGTTACGCCGAAATTGCCGAAATACTGAGCGTTTAA
- a CDS encoding ectonucleotide pyrophosphatase/phosphodiesterase — MIKQVLLLLNLLLSICAFGQTVDTTQHIIKGRNNSHTQQNKPYVIVISVDAMRYDYAQRYGAKNLLALSKTGIQATTMQPSYPSITFPNHYTLMTGLYPSHTGLVCNRFYDRKSGALYSSKLASAGEAQWYGGTPLWVLAEKQKMVSAAFYWVGSDVPIQGTYPTYRYKYNEQIGIRDRINTVVNWLKLPANRRPHLITLYFPEVDHAGHHFGPDAPETKRAVLFIDSAVNALQKAVKATGLKVNFVFMSDHGMTKVDNLHPLQIPAVIDTAKFKVTGEDVLVELYAKDTAAIKNTYEALKKNTQGKYTVYLRSNTPARWHYNKTNDRFNRIGDILLVPYKPYIFVYANKAKPNPGVHGYDPVLVPDMQATFYAWGPAFKKGLKISSFQNVEVYPMLAQLLGLKITEPIDGGNALAKKVLRTK; from the coding sequence ATGATAAAACAAGTATTGCTGCTACTTAACCTGCTTCTCTCCATCTGCGCTTTTGGCCAAACGGTTGATACCACCCAGCATATCATAAAGGGGCGTAACAATAGCCACACCCAACAAAACAAACCCTACGTAATTGTTATTTCGGTTGATGCCATGCGGTATGATTATGCCCAAAGGTATGGTGCTAAAAACCTGCTGGCGTTAAGTAAAACTGGCATACAGGCCACAACTATGCAGCCCTCCTACCCGTCTATTACTTTTCCAAACCATTATACGCTAATGACCGGGCTATATCCATCACATACAGGCCTGGTTTGCAACCGCTTTTATGACCGTAAGTCTGGTGCGCTTTATTCTTCCAAATTGGCATCGGCCGGTGAAGCACAGTGGTACGGCGGCACCCCGCTATGGGTTTTGGCTGAAAAGCAAAAAATGGTTAGCGCAGCCTTTTATTGGGTAGGCAGCGATGTACCCATACAAGGCACTTACCCTACTTATCGGTACAAATATAATGAGCAAATTGGCATCAGAGACAGAATTAATACCGTAGTGAATTGGTTAAAACTGCCAGCTAACCGCCGCCCGCACTTAATTACACTCTACTTTCCTGAGGTTGATCATGCCGGTCATCACTTCGGACCCGATGCACCTGAAACAAAGCGAGCCGTACTGTTCATTGACTCCGCCGTTAATGCCTTACAAAAGGCGGTAAAAGCAACAGGGTTAAAAGTGAATTTCGTTTTCATGTCAGACCATGGCATGACCAAGGTTGACAATCTGCATCCGCTCCAGATTCCGGCAGTGATTGATACCGCTAAATTTAAAGTAACCGGCGAAGATGTACTGGTAGAACTTTATGCTAAAGACACCGCTGCTATTAAAAATACTTATGAGGCCCTTAAAAAAAATACGCAGGGAAAATATACCGTTTATCTGCGTTCTAATACTCCTGCGCGCTGGCATTACAATAAGACCAACGACCGCTTTAACCGCATAGGCGATATTTTACTGGTACCCTACAAACCCTACATATTTGTGTACGCCAACAAAGCCAAACCTAATCCGGGAGTGCACGGGTACGACCCGGTTTTAGTACCCGATATGCAGGCCACTTTTTACGCGTGGGGTCCTGCCTTCAAAAAAGGACTAAAAATTTCTTCGTTTCAAAATGTAGAGGTATACCCAATGCTGGCCCAGTTACTCGGCTTAAAAATTACGGAACCCATCGATGGTGGCAACGCTTTAGCTAAAAAGGTTCTTAGAACTAAGTAG
- a CDS encoding DNA translocase FtsK, giving the protein MPPKGNQFKANTFRDETRPRQGTGTRPERERVVKSRLENLPTFNIGDGRVIKIAGLLCLIISVFFLIAFTSYLFTWQSDQSYVLKANGGWGNLFKTQQELMDNGVTDPVVDNWLGKLGALMANQFMYEWFGIASYFFVVVFFVIGYRLLFKVRLFSVSKLLAYSFFGLIFCSVAIGFLHGFVSDYPHYFEGEFGYWSTRLLNAQIGPAGTACVLIFAALTVLIIAYNIDFKLPERPKRTPVTPNATTDIEPDGVDLEDEILSEPIEWPRANNRARDTGAATPPPVNNGERLRQEPLVKAPIVEPVLPEPVTAQATQAAILGNTLAHEPIVLSPTSSNVFEETDDADLEDEIPLTVEDTRPLPELAIEQAPEVSANELVDKFGTFDPKLDLSSYKYPGLDLLENYGSNKINVDATELEANKNKIVETLNHYNIEIDKIKATIGPTVTLYEIIPAPGVRISKIKNLEDDIALSLAALGIRIIAPMPGKGTIGIEVPNQHPEMVSMRSVLATEKFQNTTMDLPIALGKTISNEVFIADLAKMPHLLVAGATGQGKSVGINAILVSLLYKRHPAELKFVMVDPKKVELTLFRKIERHFLAKLPDEADAIITDTKKVINTLNSLCIEMDQRYDLLKDAQVRNLKEYNVKFINRKLNPENGHRFLPFIVLVVDEFADLMMTAGKEVEMPIARLAQLARAVGIHLVIATQRPSVNIITGTIKANFPARLAFRVLSKIDSRTILDAGGADQLIGRGDMLLSTGSDLIRLQCAFVDTPEVEKISDFIGNQRGYPSAMMLPEYVGEGEANSPKEFDPNDRDPMFEDAARLIVLHQQGSTSLVQRKLKLGYNRAGRIIDQLEAAGIVGPFEGSKAREVLYPDEYSLERHLEEIQKSSNG; this is encoded by the coding sequence ATGCCGCCAAAAGGAAACCAGTTTAAAGCTAATACTTTCAGAGATGAGACTCGCCCGCGCCAGGGTACAGGCACCCGGCCAGAGCGCGAGCGTGTGGTAAAATCCAGACTGGAAAACCTGCCTACCTTCAATATAGGCGATGGGCGTGTCATTAAGATAGCTGGCTTGCTATGCCTTATAATTTCCGTATTTTTCCTCATTGCATTCACCTCATATCTGTTTACCTGGCAGTCTGACCAAAGCTATGTGTTGAAGGCAAACGGCGGTTGGGGGAATTTATTCAAAACCCAGCAAGAGCTTATGGATAACGGCGTTACCGATCCTGTGGTTGATAACTGGCTGGGTAAGCTGGGCGCTTTAATGGCCAACCAGTTTATGTACGAGTGGTTTGGTATTGCGTCGTACTTTTTTGTGGTGGTGTTTTTTGTTATTGGTTACCGCCTGCTGTTTAAAGTAAGATTATTCTCGGTAAGTAAATTACTGGCTTATTCATTTTTTGGATTGATATTCTGCTCTGTAGCTATTGGATTTCTGCATGGCTTTGTGAGCGATTACCCGCACTACTTTGAAGGCGAATTTGGTTACTGGAGTACTCGCTTATTGAATGCACAAATTGGCCCGGCGGGCACAGCATGCGTATTGATATTTGCGGCTTTAACCGTTCTGATTATTGCCTATAATATTGATTTTAAATTACCCGAGCGGCCTAAGAGAACACCGGTTACGCCTAATGCAACAACCGACATTGAGCCAGATGGTGTTGACCTGGAAGACGAGATCTTATCAGAACCCATTGAATGGCCTAGGGCGAACAACCGTGCACGCGATACCGGCGCTGCTACACCGCCTCCAGTAAATAATGGCGAAAGGTTACGCCAGGAACCATTGGTTAAAGCACCAATTGTGGAACCAGTGCTGCCTGAGCCGGTAACCGCGCAAGCTACACAAGCCGCTATTTTAGGTAACACCCTGGCGCATGAGCCTATAGTGTTAAGTCCTACCAGCAGTAATGTATTTGAAGAAACGGATGATGCTGATTTGGAAGATGAAATTCCTTTAACGGTAGAAGATACGCGCCCGCTGCCCGAGTTAGCCATTGAGCAGGCACCTGAGGTTAGTGCTAACGAGTTGGTGGATAAATTTGGCACTTTCGATCCCAAGCTTGATCTATCATCCTACAAATACCCTGGGTTAGATCTGCTCGAAAACTACGGTTCAAACAAAATAAATGTAGATGCTACAGAGCTGGAAGCCAACAAGAACAAAATTGTTGAAACGCTGAACCACTACAATATTGAGATTGATAAGATTAAAGCGACTATAGGGCCAACCGTAACGCTTTATGAAATTATACCGGCCCCGGGCGTGCGCATTTCAAAGATTAAAAACCTGGAAGATGATATTGCGCTTAGCTTAGCCGCCCTGGGCATTCGCATTATTGCCCCTATGCCGGGTAAGGGTACCATAGGTATTGAGGTGCCTAACCAACATCCCGAAATGGTTTCCATGCGTTCGGTATTGGCTACCGAGAAATTCCAGAACACCACTATGGACTTGCCCATTGCATTGGGCAAAACCATATCAAACGAAGTGTTTATTGCCGATCTGGCTAAAATGCCTCACTTGCTGGTGGCCGGTGCTACCGGGCAGGGTAAGTCGGTGGGTATTAATGCTATCCTGGTTTCACTGTTGTATAAGCGCCACCCGGCTGAGCTTAAGTTTGTAATGGTTGACCCTAAAAAGGTGGAGTTAACCCTCTTCCGTAAAATTGAGCGTCACTTTTTGGCTAAGCTGCCCGATGAGGCCGATGCAATTATAACCGATACTAAAAAGGTAATTAATACGCTTAACTCGCTGTGTATTGAAATGGACCAGCGTTACGATCTGTTGAAAGATGCGCAGGTGCGTAACTTGAAAGAGTATAATGTCAAATTTATTAACCGTAAGCTTAACCCTGAGAATGGTCACCGTTTTCTGCCGTTTATTGTGCTGGTAGTGGATGAGTTTGCCGACTTGATGATGACCGCCGGTAAAGAGGTTGAAATGCCAATTGCCCGTTTGGCGCAGCTTGCGCGTGCGGTAGGTATTCACCTGGTTATAGCTACACAGCGTCCGTCAGTAAATATCATCACGGGTACTATTAAGGCCAACTTCCCGGCGCGTTTGGCGTTTAGGGTACTATCTAAAATCGACTCACGCACCATTCTGGATGCGGGCGGAGCCGATCAGTTGATTGGTCGTGGTGATATGCTGTTGTCAACCGGAAGCGACCTGATTCGCTTACAGTGTGCCTTCGTAGATACACCTGAAGTAGAAAAAATATCAGACTTTATAGGCAACCAGCGCGGTTATCCAAGCGCCATGATGCTGCCTGAATATGTGGGCGAGGGAGAAGCGAATAGCCCGAAAGAATTTGATCCCAATGACCGAGACCCGATGTTTGAAGATGCGGCAAGGCTCATTGTATTGCATCAGCAAGGTTCAACCTCGCTTGTACAGCGTAAGCTAAAATTGGGTTATAACCGTGCAGGCCGTATCATAGACCAACTGGAAGCTGCCGGTATTGTTGGCCCGTTTGAGGGCAGCAAGGCCCGCGAAGTACTCTATCCGGACGAGTACAGTTTGGAGCGTCATTTAGAGGAAATTCAAAAATCTTCTAACGGTTAA
- a CDS encoding GAF domain-containing protein, with the protein MERFLDLNISRENELQNIVTLAAEACQTPAAFLVFLDEGKIKSHFKYGFLADDIAVEDTFWNMPLDLDEVLIIPDASQHTALSEYPIVKGHPHVRFYAGVPLITHDGHVLGSLYVLGRDVKVLSERRKRMLELLSRQAVTMVEFELGISILKEQFVEAKSAENKLRSFFESSKSSHLLINPDMKVITFNKTFRDITYTVFGKEVTTGANATNYIYPTYADDFIRNVEIALTGESLQHERLVELGKIAARWFKISYNPSYDSAGNIIGVSFNATDISERKKNEEKILQQNEALRKIAFMQSHELRKPVASILGLMHLLKLEDPGAHSDIMKMLEATVLELDTTIHRIVQNTETQTETNALSENYLSQ; encoded by the coding sequence ATGGAAAGGTTTTTAGACCTTAACATTAGCCGGGAAAATGAGCTACAGAACATAGTGACGCTGGCAGCAGAAGCCTGCCAAACGCCTGCTGCCTTTCTTGTTTTCCTGGATGAAGGCAAGATAAAATCGCACTTTAAATATGGCTTTTTAGCGGATGATATTGCTGTAGAAGATACCTTCTGGAACATGCCTTTGGACCTGGATGAAGTTTTGATAATACCCGACGCGTCGCAACATACAGCTTTATCAGAATACCCTATTGTTAAAGGACACCCTCACGTTCGCTTTTACGCAGGGGTGCCTCTCATTACGCATGACGGGCACGTGCTGGGCAGCCTGTATGTTTTAGGACGAGACGTAAAAGTACTTTCTGAACGCCGTAAACGCATGCTCGAATTGCTTTCGCGCCAGGCTGTAACCATGGTTGAATTTGAACTGGGCATCAGCATTCTTAAAGAACAGTTTGTTGAGGCCAAAAGTGCTGAAAACAAATTACGTTCATTTTTTGAAAGTTCTAAATCGAGCCACCTGCTTATAAACCCTGATATGAAGGTGATTACCTTTAACAAAACCTTTCGTGACATTACTTACACGGTATTTGGAAAAGAAGTTACTACAGGAGCAAATGCGACAAATTACATTTACCCTACCTACGCAGATGATTTTATCCGGAATGTAGAGATAGCGTTAACCGGTGAATCTTTGCAACATGAACGCCTGGTTGAACTTGGAAAAATTGCGGCCCGGTGGTTTAAGATCAGTTACAATCCCAGTTATGACAGCGCCGGCAATATTATAGGCGTATCATTTAACGCAACTGATATTAGCGAGCGTAAAAAGAATGAGGAAAAAATATTGCAGCAAAACGAGGCATTACGCAAGATTGCTTTCATGCAGTCGCATGAGTTACGCAAGCCGGTAGCTTCAATTTTAGGACTTATGCACTTGTTAAAACTGGAAGATCCAGGTGCGCATTCGGATATCATGAAAATGCTGGAAGCCACCGTACTGGAACTGGACACCACCATACACCGCATAGTACAGAACACTGAAACGCAAACCGAAACCAATGCACTTTCAGAAAATTACCTGAGTCAGTAA